The following is a genomic window from Moorella sp. Hama-1.
ATTCCTGCTAATGTCCGGTATTTCCACATCTATTTGCGAATCAGTTTTTGTGGCCACTATTTCAATTACGCCATGTTCTGCTTCCTGTAAGGTAAATTCCGCCCTATCTTCAACATAAACATCTAAAATTAACGGATCACTTACTCCGTCTTCGATATGCTGAACGACTTTAGTTGTAGGTATGATTGAATTGAGCCTAATAAATAGAGGAATCTTATCCATAGGAGCGTTGTATTTAATTATTTGATTGCCGTCATATATCTCGTCCGACCAGAAATCTACCCATTTGCCGGCTGGGAGGTAGACAGTTCTTTCCTCACATTCATCGGTTACTGGGGCAACCAGTATTTCCTTTCCTAAAAGGTATTCAGTATCAAATTCCCGGGCCAGGATATCTTCTTGATAATGAAGAACCAGGGGACGCATAACAGGCAGCCCCGTCTTGGCGGCAACCCAGGCGTAAGAATATAAATAAGGAATCAGACGATAGCGCAATTCATCATACTTTTTGAATATCTGCAGGACCTTTTCCCCGAATACCCACGGTTCCCTTGGGGTAGTACCATGGCACCGGGAAAAAGAGCTTAACAGGCCGAATTGCGCCCAGCGAATATATAATTCCGGGGAGGGAGTGCCTTTAAAACCGCCGATGTCATTACTCCAGAAAGGAACCCCTGACAAGGCATAATTGAGACCGCCCCAAATGGTGCAAACGAAGGACGGAAAATTACAAAGCATATCGCCGCTCCAGGAAACAGGCCAATTTTGTATTCCAGCCCAACCAGACCGTTGCCAAACTAGCCCCTGGACACCGCATTCCGCAAAGGCTTCATAAAAAAGGCTGTTATAAAGCAACGGGTATTTATTGTGGATATAACGGCCACTGCCTTCGTAAAAACAGGCGTCTTCAGGGATGGCTTCGCCAAAATCAGTTTTAAAAGCCCTTACCCCCATAGCAATCAATTCTTTTAGCCTCTTTTTATACCAGGCTCTAGCCTCAGGGTTGGAAAAGTCAACTATTCCGCAAGGGTTGGGTTTATCCCCGGGAATGGTAGGGATAAAGCCCACATTCCGCACCTCTGGATATAGTTACCAACTTTTTTGGGGGGCCTTAAAAAATATTCCTACCCACCACCGCTAGGTGGGAAAAGGTAGATTTCCTTACCGAACCCCGCGAGTTCAAGGGCTCTAATCACCTCCGAACCGTGGTAATTGATTAACGCCCTGTCCGGACCTTGTTTAACTACCAGGAGATAATCAAACATCTCCAGGAGTGCCCGGGCCGTAGGGTTAGTACTTTTCCTCTTGCCCGGCAGGATTAAAGGAGCCTCTTGTTGCTCCAGATTTTTTCTAACCCGATACTCCAGGTAAGCTGCCACCAGAAGGGCTAACTGAAAGACGAAGGACATGGCTTCTACCCGGTCCTTGTTTTTGAGAAAGATAGGCCCCAGGAGGACCGGCTGTTTAAGAAAACGGAACTGCCTCTCGACAGCGTTCTGTTCCTTATACTCCTTGAGCACTTCCCCGTCGGGGTAGGCTGCGGTATCCATGAGATTGGTAATAAGGACGAAGGTGGAAGCCAGGTCCTTCTCCTGGGCCATTGCTTCCGGATCTTCATCTACCTGGATGTAGGCATGGTAAACAACTGTGTTCTGGGGCTGCTCTTCTTTCTTGGGCCGCCCCCGTTTGGCATAGCTGCTCTCTATCTCTTCAGTAACTGTACCCTTGAAGATGAAAGGTTGGTGGCGGTATTCCTGGCAGAAGAGCTCTATGGCTTTCCTGGCATCGGCATCACAGGCGAAGGGACGCCGGGAGAGTTCCCGGGCGGCCTTTGCTAAAGTTTCCTTTTGCTTGGCCCACTTTTTTAAGAGGCTCTTCTCTTTGCGTTTATCCAAGGTCGTGGAGTGAACTACGATTAACCGGAAGTCCTTGCCGTCTATTTCCCGGACAAAGCTCTGGCTTTTATACCTGGCGGCGTCTTCCTTCTGGCTTAAATTCCCGATCTCCTGCCAGGCGCCGGTGTGAAAGGCCTCGGCTTTGATCTCCTTGTTAAGGCCAAAGTTCTCCGGTAACAGGGAGATGAATTGGAGGGCTGGTTTGTTTTCTTCCTCCTGGACCAGCAGCGCCAGGTTATCCTTGGTTACCAGGGCGCAGTCCGCCACAAAGATGATCTCTTTAAGCTTTGCCGGGCTGAAGTTTTGCACCAATTCCTCAATAACCTGAGGATACCAGGACTTATCACTCGTATTGCCGTCCAGGCTCTGACCTAAAATGGGTAACCCGTCCTTGTTTACGGTTAAACCGATGAGAAACTGCTTGAGGTCGGGGCGATGATCTTTGCTAAAACCGAAGGTGATATCTAAATCTCCTTCACCCTCATAGGCTCCCTGCACGGAAATGGAGGTAGTATCGACGTGGATGCCTTCGATAGGCACGTTGTGAGTTGCGGCGGCAGTTAAGGCAATGCTGGAGAACAACTTCTTTAACTGGCCGCTGGCGAAGAGTTTATCCAGGGCCCGACCCAAGGCGTCGTCGTTAAAATCTTCAGCCCGGATCTGTTGCTCAGTTCCAAACAAGACCTCCAGGTCCTGGTTCTCAAAAAAGCGCTCGACATGATAAAGGGCCTCCCGGTCTACTAGGAGATTAATGATCAGCGCCTTAACCCGAGTGCCCGGGGAAAGATGGCACTGGACCGGGTCCCATTCGACTACGGCATCAATGATTTCTGTTATCTTTAGGACGTCACATAGCCTGGCGATCAGGGCTGCGGGACCGGCCCGGAAGAAGCGCATATTATCGATGGCTACGGGCATTGAACATTCCTCCAGAATTCTCTTGGAGAAATGATTCGACATGGAATTAGTAATTCCTGGTTAGAAGATTCTCTCTACTTTATTTTCTTCTGCACCTAAAAATCATTTTTAGTTGCTCACAGGGTGCGGAATGTGAGCTTGATCCACATTAAAGGAGAATTCTATCTGCCAGCGGTTACGGTAAATCTCGCTTAATTCTTCCGCCGTTAGTTTAAAATCATTGGTGATAATCTTTACCGGTTGACCCCAGGTGTCTTCAGTTGTTATCAGCCGCAGGGGATGTTTCATTTTGGTAAGGCCGTCTCTTGATAGGTTGATATTTTCTTTATGAAAAGCTAGTGGCTGGAATTAAAAATAACGAGCTTGGAGACTAGAATAAAGATTGATCGAAACAAAAAAGATGTTGGCAGTGTTTTCACACCAACATCCTTTATTTTGTTCTATCTATCCAGAGTTTGGATCGCATTATAAAATCCCTTTAACATTACCATGGCCTGGGCCCGGGTAGCATCGTCACGGGGGTGCAAGTTGCCATCTGGTAGAGTCAAATTGATCCCTGCGTCCTGGCAGGAAGCAAAGGCACCCTTGGCCCAATCGGAAATAACTGCATAGTCTCTGAAGCCCTCATGGCTGCCACCATTACCCGTACCATGGTAGCCCGCAGCCTTTAGAGCCCGGGCCAGCATAACGACCATTTCCTCCCTGCTGATATTATCTCGCGGAGCAAAGATATTTTTTTCCTTACCCGAAACCAGTCCAGCCCGGTAAGCGGCTTCAACGGCACCATAAAACCAGTCGCCTGAGTTCACGTCTTTAAAGGTAGGCGTAGTCGGAGTTATTTCTTTTTTGTTAAGAGATCGTAATAATAAAGCGGTAAATTGGGCCCTGCTAAGGGGTTCATCAGGCATAAATAGACTGGTAGTAACCCCTATTGCTATCTGCCTGGCGGCCATGGCTTCAATATCCGCTTTAGCCCAGTGTTTTTGAATGTCTTCAAAGGTCTTTTGATAATCGATGACGGCATATATACCTTCATTTTCAAGATGTAATTCAATAATGCCAGCAGTAGCATTAACACCCTTTATATATATCCATCTTTTTCTCGTTTCGTCATATCGGAAAGCACCTAAGCGCGCAGGATCGCTGTCTTTACCGAGATCAAATGACAGGGCCATCCGAACGCGCTGGCTAAAATCTGCCGGTGACGAAGCCCCGTTAACTGCCAGCCGATAAGCCTTGACAGCATATATTCTGCTGGCAAAATGGAGGGTCAAGTTCGCGTCAAGGTTAGGGAGGTCCTTGCTCTCCATTTCTTTGTAGATAATAGCTACTCTAGCAGTTCCGTCACTAAAATCAAAATCTTTTGCAGGCATTAAAAAAGAAATACCATCACCTTGAATTTTTAAATTCAAGTTCCTGGCAATAAGGTCTTTGGCAACACTTACAGGCAAATTTACTTGGATTTCCTTTTTAGCGACCCCTTCAGGTATTTTTAAGAGTAAATTGTTATAGGGCCTGGCGTTTTCTAGGTCTTGCGCCTGTTCCGTTAACCCGAGCTTATCTAGATGTTCTTCCAGCTTTTTAGCGTCATCCATCACTCTTCCTAGGTGGTAGGGAATAGCGTTTTCAGCTATATCTACCACAGCCTTGCTGCCTGTAAACCAAACCTTTAGAAGAGAATTCGGAAGTAAAGGCATTTCTTGAACGATTAGTGACACCGCTTTTTTTACCTCGTCCAGGGTGGCACTTTCAATATCGACTTTGTCAATTTCCTCAAGTGTATCTATCTCGCTAATTAAAAGGCTAATTGCCGTACCCGGATCCATCGCACCTTTATCAAGTTGATAACTGATATTCCTGACCTCCGCCGCTACCTCATTATTAATTTTCTCAGGTTCATTTTCTTCATTGTCGTTAGCT
Proteins encoded in this region:
- a CDS encoding IS1634 family transposase, which produces MPVAIDNMRFFRAGPAALIARLCDVLKITEIIDAVVEWDPVQCHLSPGTRVKALIINLLVDREALYHVERFFENQDLEVLFGTEQQIRAEDFNDDALGRALDKLFASGQLKKLFSSIALTAAATHNVPIEGIHVDTTSISVQGAYEGEGDLDITFGFSKDHRPDLKQFLIGLTVNKDGLPILGQSLDGNTSDKSWYPQVIEELVQNFSPAKLKEIIFVADCALVTKDNLALLVQEEENKPALQFISLLPENFGLNKEIKAEAFHTGAWQEIGNLSQKEDAARYKSQSFVREIDGKDFRLIVVHSTTLDKRKEKSLLKKWAKQKETLAKAARELSRRPFACDADARKAIELFCQEYRHQPFIFKGTVTEEIESSYAKRGRPKKEEQPQNTVVYHAYIQVDEDPEAMAQEKDLASTFVLITNLMDTAAYPDGEVLKEYKEQNAVERQFRFLKQPVLLGPIFLKNKDRVEAMSFVFQLALLVAAYLEYRVRKNLEQQEAPLILPGKRKSTNPTARALLEMFDYLLVVKQGPDRALINYHGSEVIRALELAGFGKEIYLFPPSGGG
- a CDS encoding glycoside hydrolase family 31 protein, which codes for MGFIPTIPGDKPNPCGIVDFSNPEARAWYKKRLKELIAMGVRAFKTDFGEAIPEDACFYEGSGRYIHNKYPLLYNSLFYEAFAECGVQGLVWQRSGWAGIQNWPVSWSGDMLCNFPSFVCTIWGGLNYALSGVPFWSNDIGGFKGTPSPELYIRWAQFGLLSSFSRCHGTTPREPWVFGEKVLQIFKKYDELRYRLIPYLYSYAWVAAKTGLPVMRPLVLHYQEDILAREFDTEYLLGKEILVAPVTDECEERTVYLPAGKWVDFWSDEIYDGNQIIKYNAPMDKIPLFIRLNSIIPTTKVVQHIEDGVSDPLILDVYVEDRAEFTLQEAEHGVIEIVATKTDSQIDVEIPDISRNLVLRIHHCPNPTDITYNGKVLSPDVWTYQDSILTVKVIVSGLVKIRIDLITRN
- a CDS encoding S-layer homology domain-containing protein, with product MERKLIRRGPLSKRLLMLLILTMLAGSFAFSGNALANDNEENEPEKINNEVAAEVRNISYQLDKGAMDPGTAISLLISEIDTLEEIDKVDIESATLDEVKKAVSLIVQEMPLLPNSLLKVWFTGSKAVVDIAENAIPYHLGRVMDDAKKLEEHLDKLGLTEQAQDLENARPYNNLLLKIPEGVAKKEIQVNLPVSVAKDLIARNLNLKIQGDGISFLMPAKDFDFSDGTARVAIIYKEMESKDLPNLDANLTLHFASRIYAVKAYRLAVNGASSPADFSQRVRMALSFDLGKDSDPARLGAFRYDETRKRWIYIKGVNATAGIIELHLENEGIYAVIDYQKTFEDIQKHWAKADIEAMAARQIAIGVTTSLFMPDEPLSRAQFTALLLRSLNKKEITPTTPTFKDVNSGDWFYGAVEAAYRAGLVSGKEKNIFAPRDNISREEMVVMLARALKAAGYHGTGNGGSHEGFRDYAVISDWAKGAFASCQDAGINLTLPDGNLHPRDDATRAQAMVMLKGFYNAIQTLDR